The stretch of DNA TCTGCTTTCCAGGCGATGCGGGCTTGATCCGATGGAACTTCTGGAAGAAGAGGACTTCATGCATATTACAGATTATAACCATCTGTCAGTTCTCACCTTCCTTGGAAATGCGGCAAGCCAGCTCAGTGAGAGTATTCTGATTGATATTGGAAAGACCGTACATAAAATTTCTCTGGAAGAAGCGAGAAAAGAGGTTGAAAATTCCAATGAAAGGAATTATAATAACTTTATCACGTTAATGCGTGAAATCAAAAACCGGGATGCAGAAACGAAAAAAGAAGAAAATATTGAAAATGAAGGAGGAACCGATTATGGAACTGACATATCATCGCAAGGGAGATTACCTGTTTCCGAATCTGACCGTCGAAGAGGAAGAAGTGACGATCGGGAAATATGGGATGCTGCGGAGGACATTTCTGAAAGAACACAAGAACAGCCTTTATCAGAGCCTGTTCCTGACCGGGAAGCTGAACCGTCATCTGGAGCAGATCGAGAAAGCAGCACAGGAGAGAATGGACTGCCAGATGGAGAAATTGCTGGAGAAGAATCCGGCACCGGACAAGGAAGCAGATCCGATGGCATGGACAGCACACATGAACGCACTGATGGCAACAGCGGAAGAGAGCATCTTGACGGAATTGGTATACAGTTAGTCAAAGATACAAGAGAAGATGGATTGAGTAAAGCAGAGGAAGAGATCGCCTCTGCTTTATCTTTGCCCGAATATCCAACCGCAAATGAACAAAGACGGCAGATCGAGGAAAGGGCAGCTGCCCTTTATGCCAGAGAAATCCCGATTCCAGAGGAAGTTGTTGATGAGATCTTACGGACAGGAGGAAACCGGAAAGCCAGCCAGCTCCGGGTCATCTATAATTTCATGAGTGAACAGACACCGGAGGAATATACGGAGTTTGTGAAGCGTGAATACCGCAAAGGGGGAAAAGGCTTTCAGATTGATGGAAATGAATATTCAGTCTGGTTTGATGAAACCGGGATGCAGATCGCAGTAGGGCATACAGTTACAGACCATATCTTAGATAAGGCATTTTTATCATGGGAAGATGTCAGCGGACGTATCCATCAGCTTTTAGATCAGGGTGAATATGCACCGCAGTCTGTATTGGATGCGGCAAGAAGTAATGCAGTAAAAGAACACGCCCAGGCTCTTGCCTATATGAAAGGGGATATGGCAGAAGGAGTAGCGGAGATTGTTTTCGACGAAGAGGACTTACCACATCTTCGCAGTATCTATCCAGAGATCACGGATTATCTGGAAGAAAAATTGGAAGATCCCCAGTGGCTTTCGGAACTGGATGAAAGACTGGATGCACTGGCAGAAGCCTATGAAGAAAATCATTCCATTATGCGTTTCCATCATTATAATCCTGTAAATATCTCAAAGCAGTTTCAGAAGTTTGCGGATGAGGTCATCCCTTATCAGGCAAGGGACGGATTTGTGTGGAAAGAACATCAGATGTTTATTACGCAGGATGAGATAGATTCTTTTCTCGCAAGGGGTGGCCCTTATTCAAAAGATAGGCTCAAAACGTATTCTTTTTATCTGTTAAATGAAAATGAAAAATCCAGAACAGATTTTGTTAAAGAAAAGTATGGAGCTAATAAAAGGATTCATGCACTGCCTGATGTAGATGATTTTTATGTAAATTATGACAGGAAAGGACTGCTTCTTGCAAGAGGTGATGATAATAGCCCATATGCTTCAATTTCATTATCTTGGAAGAAAGTTGCCAATAGAATATCCTATTTGATAAGGAATGACCAGTTCCTGCAGGCAGAAGATTATGTTCATATGCCAGAATATGAACGGGAACAGATGGCGAATAAGATACTTAGTTTTTATGCTCGTCTTCCGGAAGGAATAGACAGACCATTTACCAATGACTTTTTTGGGGCTGTGTCGAGAGCAGAATTGATGGCAGTGTTGGAAAGAACAGAGCAGACAGAGGAACTGTTACAGAAGATGGATGCAGCATTGGCAGCTTTGTCATTAGATTTTGAGGCGTATGGGACAAACTATCAGCAGAAAACAGAACTTCTTTCAGAACTCCACCAGTATGCAGAAGGAACCTATACGATATTTCCGACACCGGAAGCAGAACCGTCTTTTGTGGAACCATCCGGGCACCAGATGACCATGTTTGATTTCTTAGATACGAAGGCAGTGGCAGAACCGACCGTAGTAGATATGTCAGATGTGGAGAAAATAGAAGAGGAAGAGGTTACTGCCGAAGAATCTATTCTGAAAAGTCAGGAACAGGAAAAAGCTGTGTTAGAACCACATAACTTCCGTATCCAGGATAATGACCTTGGGGCAGGCGGTCCGAAAGCAAAGTATAAGGCAAATATGGAAGCCATCCATTTGTTACAGACTTTGGAGAAAGAAGAACGTCTGGCAGCACCCGAAGAACAGGAAATCTTATCCCGTTATGTTGGCTGGGGTGGCATCCCACAGGCATTTGAGGAGAATAACAGTAGCTGGGCGAATGAGTATCTGGAATTAAAGAATACCTTATCGCCAGAAGAATACAGTGCAGCAAGGGCATCGACCTTAAATGCTTTTTATACATCCCCGACCGTGATCCGAAGTATGTATGAAGCACTGGAAAATATGGGACTGAAACAGGGAAATATCCTGGAACCATCGTGTGGAGTCGGTAACTTTATGGGACTGATTCCGGAGAGTATGGGCAAAGCCAATATGTATGGTGTGGAACTCGACCCGGTTTCGGGCAGGATCGCAAAACAGCTTTACCAGAAAAACAAGATTGCCGTGCAGGGATTTGAGGAAACCAGTTATCCGGACAACTTTTTTGATTGCGTGATAGGTAATGTTCCATTTGGGGCGTATCAGGTCAGTGACCGCAGATATGACCGGCATCATTTTATGATCCATGATTATTTTATTGCAAAATCCCTTGATCTGGTGCGTCCCGGTGGCGTAGTTGCAGTAGTAACTTCCAGTGGAACGATGGATAAGCAGAATCCGGCAGTGAGACAGTATATCGCAAACCGGGCAGAATTGCTTGGAGCTATCCGATTACCGAATAATGCGTTCCAGAGAAATGCTAATACCAGTGTTGTTTCTGATATTTTGTTTTTCCAGAAAAGGGACAGGGCATCCATTGAGGAACCGGAATGGTTAAATCTAAAGGAAACACCGGAAGGTTATTCGGTCAATGCTTATTTTGCAGAGCATCCGGAAATGGTGCTTGGTGATTTTACTACAGACAGTACCCAGTACGGAAAGCAGGAAGTGACCGTAAAACCAAAAGAAGGCATTACCTTAGAAGAACAGTTAAAAGAAGCGATTAGGAATATCCATGGCACGATCACGGAACTGGAACTTTCGGATACAGAGTTGGAAGAGGATGTTGTCTCTATCCCGGCAGACCCGGATGTAAAGAATTTCAGTTTTATCGTAGTGAATGAGGAAGTCTATTACCGGGAAAATTCTGTGATGAACCGCATGGAGCTTCCGGCAATGACAGCGGAACGTGTCAAAGGGATGGTGAAGATTCGTGATGTTACGAATGAACTGATCCGGTGTCAGATGGAAGAGGGAAGCGATGAACAGATCACAAAGCTGCAGGGAAAACTCAATGAAGAATACGATACCTTTACAGCAAAATATGGTCTTATCAGCAGCAATGCCAATAAGCGGGCATTTAGTCAGGACAGCAGTTATTGTCTTTTGACTTCTCTGGAATTTCTGGATGATAAGGGAGAACTGAAACGGAAAGCGGATATTTTTACCAAAAGGACGATCCGCAGGGCAGAAACCGTAACTTCCGTGGATACTGCCAGTGAAGCACTTGCGGTTTCCATTGGTGAGAGGGCAGGCGTTTTCCTTTCCTATATGGCACAGCTTTCCGGGAAAACAGAAGAGGAGCTTACCGAAGAACTGGCAGGGGTGATCTTTAAGAACCCGATCGGTGAAAAATGGGAGCCATCGGACGAATATCTGTCTGGAAATGTGAGGGAGAAACTTCAGATCGCCAAACAGTTTGCAGAAGATCACCCGGAATATCAGGTGAACGTGCAGTATTTGGAGCAGGTACAGCCAAAAGATCTGGATGCGTCAGAGATTGAGGCAAGACTTGGGGCAACCTGGATCTCCGAGGATTACATTACACGGTTCATGGCAGAAACATTCCATACACCAAGATATTATGTAGGGAGCAAGGTCAAAGTCCAGTATGCCGAAGTGACCGGACAGTGGAATGTTATGGGAAAGAATGTGGACAGCTACGGAAATGCTCTTGTTACTTCTACTTATGGAACACAGAGGGCCAATGCTTACCGTCTTTTGGAAGATGCCTTAAACCTTAGAGATACCAAGATCTATGACACGGTACAGGATGCCGATGGGGAACACCGGGAGTTAAACCGGAAGGAAACGATGCTGGCACAGCAGAAGCAGGAGCTGATCAAAGAGGAATTTAAGGAGTGGATATTTAAAGACCTGCACCGACGGGAAGATCTCTGTAAGATCTATAATGAACGATTTAACAGCATCCGTCCACGGGAATATGATGGAAGCCATATTCAGTTTGTCGGCATGAACCCGGAGATCACCTTGATGCCGCATCAGAAAAACGCAGTGGCTCATGTGCTGTATGGAAATAATACGTTACTGGCTCAT from Blautia sp. SC05B48 encodes:
- a CDS encoding Eco57I restriction-modification methylase domain-containing protein, which gives rise to MSKLQDIRNLAQEHAVSVSSSPGNWMDYMDTASRLYRYSFSDQLLIHAQRPDATACASLELWNEKMLRWVNRGARGIALFDETWQNTKLHYVFDISDTHMVAGGRSPYLWKMQEHQREEILTHLAEVYALEEKDAATLQDALMAVAREMVNDNLEEYLDGLEYAVEGTYLEDLDEVTIRSDFRQLATDSVYYLLSRRCGLDPMELLEEEDFMHITDYNHLSVLTFLGNAASQLSESILIDIGKTVHKISLEEARKEVENSNERNYNNFITLMREIKNRDAETKKEENIENEGGTDYGTDISSQGRLPVSESDRRRGRSDDREIWDAAEDISERTQEQPLSEPVPDREAEPSSGADRESSTGENGLPDGEIAGEESGTGQGSRSDGMDSTHERTDGNSGREHLDGIGIQLVKDTREDGLSKAEEEIASALSLPEYPTANEQRRQIEERAAALYAREIPIPEEVVDEILRTGGNRKASQLRVIYNFMSEQTPEEYTEFVKREYRKGGKGFQIDGNEYSVWFDETGMQIAVGHTVTDHILDKAFLSWEDVSGRIHQLLDQGEYAPQSVLDAARSNAVKEHAQALAYMKGDMAEGVAEIVFDEEDLPHLRSIYPEITDYLEEKLEDPQWLSELDERLDALAEAYEENHSIMRFHHYNPVNISKQFQKFADEVIPYQARDGFVWKEHQMFITQDEIDSFLARGGPYSKDRLKTYSFYLLNENEKSRTDFVKEKYGANKRIHALPDVDDFYVNYDRKGLLLARGDDNSPYASISLSWKKVANRISYLIRNDQFLQAEDYVHMPEYEREQMANKILSFYARLPEGIDRPFTNDFFGAVSRAELMAVLERTEQTEELLQKMDAALAALSLDFEAYGTNYQQKTELLSELHQYAEGTYTIFPTPEAEPSFVEPSGHQMTMFDFLDTKAVAEPTVVDMSDVEKIEEEEVTAEESILKSQEQEKAVLEPHNFRIQDNDLGAGGPKAKYKANMEAIHLLQTLEKEERLAAPEEQEILSRYVGWGGIPQAFEENNSSWANEYLELKNTLSPEEYSAARASTLNAFYTSPTVIRSMYEALENMGLKQGNILEPSCGVGNFMGLIPESMGKANMYGVELDPVSGRIAKQLYQKNKIAVQGFEETSYPDNFFDCVIGNVPFGAYQVSDRRYDRHHFMIHDYFIAKSLDLVRPGGVVAVVTSSGTMDKQNPAVRQYIANRAELLGAIRLPNNAFQRNANTSVVSDILFFQKRDRASIEEPEWLNLKETPEGYSVNAYFAEHPEMVLGDFTTDSTQYGKQEVTVKPKEGITLEEQLKEAIRNIHGTITELELSDTELEEDVVSIPADPDVKNFSFIVVNEEVYYRENSVMNRMELPAMTAERVKGMVKIRDVTNELIRCQMEEGSDEQITKLQGKLNEEYDTFTAKYGLISSNANKRAFSQDSSYCLLTSLEFLDDKGELKRKADIFTKRTIRRAETVTSVDTASEALAVSIGERAGVFLSYMAQLSGKTEEELTEELAGVIFKNPIGEKWEPSDEYLSGNVREKLQIAKQFAEDHPEYQVNVQYLEQVQPKDLDASEIEARLGATWISEDYITRFMAETFHTPRYYVGSKVKVQYAEVTGQWNVMGKNVDSYGNALVTSTYGTQRANAYRLLEDALNLRDTKIYDTVQDADGEHRELNRKETMLAQQKQELIKEEFKEWIFKDLHRREDLCKIYNERFNSIRPREYDGSHIQFVGMNPEITLMPHQKNAVAHVLYGNNTLLAHCVGAGKTFQMIAAGMESKRLGLSQKNLYVVPNHLTEQWGSDFLRLYPGANILVATKKDFEPANRKRFCSRIATGDYDAVIIGHTQFEKIPLSRERQIAMLEDQIADITFSIEEAAHQAGQNYTIKQLEKTKKSLQARMKKLNDQTRKDDVVTFEQLGVDRLFVDESHSFKNLFLYTKMRNVAGISQTDAQKSSDMFMKCRYMDELTGGRGITFATGTPVSNSMTELYTIMRYLQYDTLMRMGMGHFDSWAATFGETVTAIEFAQVL